GCTGAGCCGTCTTGAATTAGGTCTTGAGCGAATTGGAGGGTTGCGATCGCACCCGCATTCACCAAGTCAGGCCGATCGGCCTGACTGATCCAGCCACCCGAGCTGTAGACAAAGGGCAGCCAGGCAAACACCGACCACTCGCCCTTCCCCAGTGACAGCCAGATGCCATGCTGATCGGCGCGACCGTCATTGTTTGTATCTTGGGTAAGCTGCCGAGCGGCTGCCCGCAGCTCCGGCCAGGTTTTGGGCAGCTCTGTAATGCCAGCAGCTTCAAACAGGCTGGGACGGTAGAAAATAGCTGCATTGTTGGTAGCAAAGGGAATCGACCAGAGATGCCCTTCTAGGCTCATGGTGTCGAACAGGGCTGGGTCGATCTGGGCCTTGAGAGGCGACTGATCCAACCAGTTCTCCAGCGGCTGAATTGCCTCTAGTTCAACCAGTTGCCCAGTGAGCTGAGGCACGTACCAGAGAATGTCTGGGGCGGCATTGCCGACAATGGCTGTGAGAATCTTGGGAATCTGCTGGTCGGGCTGCCCAACGTATAAAGACTCCACCTCAATATCAGGATGGGTCTGATTAAACTGAGCCACCAGAGATTGAAACACCTCGCGGTTAGCGGGAGGGCTAATGCCCTGCCAGAGCGTGAGATGTACCTGCTCAGGGGAAGCCGTTGGCTGCGTCTGACAGCCTGAGAGCAGCAGGACACAGGCCAGAGCCGAAAATAGCCAGCGACGCCATTTACCCATTTCGCGCGTTTTCTAACTTATTACTGAACTCTAGCAGGGCAAAAAGAGCCTTTCTCCCGGTTTGCTTCTAAAATCCGTCTATGGTTACGAGGAA
The window above is part of the Pseudanabaena sp. FACHB-2040 genome. Proteins encoded here:
- a CDS encoding ABC transporter substrate-binding protein; its protein translation is MGKWRRWLFSALACVLLLSGCQTQPTASPEQVHLTLWQGISPPANREVFQSLVAQFNQTHPDIEVESLYVGQPDQQIPKILTAIVGNAAPDILWYVPQLTGQLVELEAIQPLENWLDQSPLKAQIDPALFDTMSLEGHLWSIPFATNNAAIFYRPSLFEAAGITELPKTWPELRAAARQLTQDTNNDGRADQHGIWLSLGKGEWSVFAWLPFVYSSGGWISQADRPDLVNAGAIATLQFAQDLIQDGSAILSPPERGYETDSFIAGKVAMQVTGPWNLPQMQSAGIDFGVMPFPVAKQPAAVVGGENLFLCQTTPEKTRAALTFFEYVLSETFQQEWALATGYLPVNVKVRASQAYQDFIRENPTLNVFLDQMQWAKARPILPGYTYLSENFGRAIEASLLGEPPEAALTTSQKRLALIFAGR